The Kosmotoga olearia TBF 19.5.1 sequence TGAGTATATCCACAGGTGGAGGAGATAAAGGTGAAACCAGCCTCTGGTCTGGCGAAAGGGTATCTAAAGATGATTTACGTGTTGAAGCATACGGAACGATAGATGAATTGAATTCACATATCGGTGAAGCCAGGCATTACTGTAAATCAAAAGAAACCAAGGAACTTCTTTTAAGAATTCAAAATGACCTTTTCAAAGTGGCGGGGCAACTGGCTTCTAAAGGTAAATTATTCATCGAACCAATAACTGAAACCGATGTTCAATGGCTAACAGAAAAAGTGCACCACTATGAAAAAATCATCAAATTAAAAGGTTTCGTTATCTCGGGAACGACAATTCAATCTGCAAAATTAGATATATGCCGAACAGTAGCAAGAAGAGCAGAAAGAAGAATTGTCAGTCTGTGTAAGACTGAAGAGATCGCCAATGAACTTTTGAAATATATGAACAGATTATCGGATTTCCTATTCATTTTGGCTCGTTTTGAGGAGCACCTTGAAGGAAAACTTACATACAAAAGGTGAAATACATACGTATCGGGTCCCAATATTTTTCAAACAGTCAGATTCTCATTTCTCTTCAATTTTCAAGGGACTGACTTTATTCTCAAGTGGAACATCTTCCTGGAAGTATATGATTACCTCGTCAAAACCCATTCCCAACAACAGCCCATGAAAGAAATTCCGGGCACTTTCTTTTGCAATATCAATAATTCCTGTTTTTTCTGACTCTTTTATAGCCTTTTCTCTAATGGCATTGGTATTTTCTTTGAGTATTCTCAATTTATCTTTAGGACCAAACATTTTTACCAGCATACCGCTTTCGTTTATCACCTTTATTTCATTCAGCTGGCTTAAGGTAACCGTAATTTCAAGGTTGGGCAATGGAAGCCTGAGTGTTACCCTCTTGGCATCGCTGGTTTCCAATACTTCAATGTTTTCTTCCTTCAGCGTGGAAAGGTCAAGAAAACCACGCACCGTTATCGGAACGATGAGAGTGTATTTTCCCGAAAGACCCGGTACGAAACTTCTTTTTTCCATCTCGTAAATCTGTGTTATTGTCAATTTTGCCGTGCTG is a genomic window containing:
- a CDS encoding cob(I)yrinic acid a,c-diamide adenosyltransferase codes for the protein MSISTGGGDKGETSLWSGERVSKDDLRVEAYGTIDELNSHIGEARHYCKSKETKELLLRIQNDLFKVAGQLASKGKLFIEPITETDVQWLTEKVHHYEKIIKLKGFVISGTTIQSAKLDICRTVARRAERRIVSLCKTEEIANELLKYMNRLSDFLFILARFEEHLEGKLTYKR
- a CDS encoding DUF4230 domain-containing protein is translated as MLFAIVILGALVTLLLYILFRITRKTEFKSTSIVSRIEKVPELSTAKLTITQIYEMEKRSFVPGLSGKYTLIVPITVRGFLDLSTLKEENIEVLETSDAKRVTLRLPLPNLEITVTLSQLNEIKVINESGMLVKMFGPKDKLRILKENTNAIREKAIKESEKTGIIDIAKESARNFFHGLLLGMGFDEVIIYFQEDVPLENKVSPLKIEEK